The Lacticaseibacillus rhamnosus DNA window TATCACAAAGCTGTCAGGCGGGTCTAATTGGATAATCTGGCTTATTTTACAGGGCTTTCAGTTTACTGCCGGAATCGTCATTTTGCTTTCGGGCGTCCGGATGTTTATTGGTTCAATTGTTCCTGCATTTAAAGGAATTTCCGACAAGTTCTTACCGGGATCAGTACCGGCTTTGGATGCGCCGACATTCTTTCCATATTCACCAATGGGAGGTATGTTGGGATTCCTTGGCTCAACCATTGGCGCCATCTTAGTTACGATTCTAACGATTGTGCTTCACGCTCCCATCATCGTCTTTCCTTCGCCAATTATTATGTACTTTGACGGTAATGTGATGGGTGTCTTTGGAAATAAAGCTGGTGGGTGGCGCGGGGCCATTGCCGCCGGATTTGTAACTGGTATGATTTCATCTGCTGCCGTTATCCTTTTTTACCCGTTGACAGGTGCAGTTTATGGTAGCGGATTAACTTGGTCTAATATTGATTATGCTTTAGTCTGGACACCGGTTATGTATTTGCTTAAGGCAATTAGAATGCTGTTGGGTTTTTAAAATTTTAGGAGGTTCATCATGAAAATTATTGCAGTTTGCGGTTTTGGTGTTGGTTCGAGTGTCATTGCTAAGATGAATATCGAGAGCATTCTAGACGAAGAAAACAAATCAAGCGATGCGACAGTTGAAACGGTTGATCTCGGCAGTGTCAGTGGAACTGATGGTGATTTATACGTTACAACCAACGAATTGTTTGATCAGATTCCAGAAGATATTCAAGAAAAGACAATTGTGCTGTCTAATTTCGTCGATAAGGATGCAATTAAGAAAAGTATTGATCCTAAGCTTGAAAATTTGGGCAAATAAGACTAAGAAGTTGATTTTATGACAACTAAAGACAAGCAATTATCAAATGTGACAGAAGATACATGGATCAAAGCGACTTTTCCTGAGTGGGGTAACTGGCTTAATCAGAGTATTGATCGCGAGAAGGTTCTTCGAGGTCATATGCGACTGTGGTGGCTTGGCAATATGGGAATTTGGCTGAAGAATGATGAGCAGACAAATATTGCGATTGATCTCTGGGCAGGGACAGGCAAACAAACACATGACTTGCCGGATAATCCACCACGTCATCAGTGGCGACGGATGCTAGGAGCTATGCAGACTCAACCTAATCTGCGCAGAACGCCACAAGTGTTTAACCCATTTAGTATCACCACTCTGGATGCTTTACTGGTGACCCACTACCATCATGACCATTTAGATCGAAATGTAGCTGCTGCGATTGTTAACAATACCGCTCTTAAGACACCATTAATTGGCCCCCAGGCTGTCGTCAATCAATGGCTAGCGTGGGGAGTGCCTGAGAATCGTGTTAAGGTGGTTCATCCAGGGGATAGTTTTAAAGTCAAGGATATTAAGATTGAAGTATTGCCTTCGTATGACCGTACTATTTTGATTACTGATCCGGTCGGCATGTCCGTGCCAGACGATCGACAGATACCGGATATGGATGAGCGCGCGGTTGCTTATCTTTTAACCACTTCTGCGGGCACCATCTATCATGCTGGTGATTCCCACTATTCCGTAAACTTTGCCGATGTTGGGATACAGCATGCGATTGACATTGCCTTATTAGCGTTTGCGGAAAATCCGGTTGGAGTGCAGGACAAAATGACGTCTGTTGATATATTACGCGCGGCTGAAGCTTTAAAAGCAAAGCTAGTTGTTCCATTGCACTGGGATGTTTGGACGAATACGTTAGGTGACCCCAATGAAATTTTGGCACTTTATGATTACCGTAAAGAACGATTTCGATATCAATTTCACCCGTTTATCTGGCAAATCGGCGGTGAATTTGATTGGCCGAGTGACCGTGAACTGCGGGTTTATCATTATCCGCGTGGCTTTGATGATCGTTTTAAGCATCCGGCAAACTTACCGTATAGCTCATTTTTGTAGGTGATACCAATGATACATGTCATTGCAACTGATCTTGACCATACGCTCCTGCGTGAAAATCACGCCTTGTCGAAAGAAACAGCAAAGGTTTTATCACATTTGCACGATCAGGGATTGAAGGTTATCTTGGCTTCTGGACGACCGGTTCCAGGCCTAACCGATCTGAATGCTCAGTTGGGTCTAATGCAGCCAGAAGATTATTCAATTTATTTAAATGGTGCATTGGTTCTGAATAACAGAACTGGTTATGAGATTTATAGCCGAACATTGACAGCAGAAACCTTAGAGGCAGTTGGTCAGTTTGCACAGCAAGAAGCTATTCCAGTAGAGTATATTAGTGCTGACACGGTATACTCAACAACTGATTTTGGTAGATCTAGCTACAGTACGTTTGCTCCAAAAGGGATGAAGTTTTCTTATGTCAAGCAAGCGGAGTTTTTTCCTCGGAAGCCAATCTATAAGATAGGGTTCGCCAATGAACCATTAAGGATTGATGCCCTTCAAGCCACAATTAAGATGTTGAACGTATCAGTTACTCGATCACGAAGAGAATTTTTAGAATTAATGCCACTAGGGGTCAATAAAGCAGTGGGTCTCGAAAAGGTTGTTCACCAGTTAGGGTACAATGCCCAACAGGTAATGGCATTTGGTGACGAGGAGAACGATCTGGAGATGTTGCGGTATGCAGGGGTTAGCATCGCTGTGGCCAATGCACAGACAAAGGTAAAAGCTGTTGCAAGGTATATCACAGATACGAATGAGGTTGATGGAGTTGCACAATTTCTGAAAAGCTGGTTTTCAACTTCATCTTAAGTTTACGTGCTTGACGTTGGTTCGTTTTCAAATGCATTGATTCTTATAACAAACAGAGCCTTTAGTGAGTTTCCATGGCGCCTCTGAGATATGTTCTCAAGAGGCGTTTTTAAAGTTTAGATGATCACATGAAACGATTCCCACAATACAGTGTTGGAAAACGATTGACAAAGCTAAGAAACAGATGTTGGAACTGTACTAATGTTAACGATATTGGTCTATGTCATCGCTTTGATAATTGAAAACAGAATAATGAAAAGTACGTTTTAACGGTATTGTTTTTGAATTAAATGAAAAATTTTATGAAACACTTTTGTTTGAATTTAGCTAATAGCTGTATTATGAGCATTGATGCAAAACAAATCTGAAATATATTTCATTATTTGGAACATTTCGAAAAATCCGAAACTTGTTCCCTTTTAAATGAAAACGCTTGCATAAAGACTTGAGCGGCATAATACTCAATGTGTACCCGGGGAAGAGAAGAATCCAGATTGAATAACCAGTTTGGTATAGGAGGATACACATCATGGATGATCGTAAATTTTCAGTATTAATTGCAGGTGGCGGCAGTACTTATACACCAGGAATTGTCTTAACGTTGTTAGATCACATCGAGAAGTTTCCACTTCGGAAGCTTAAGTTCTATGACATTGATGGGCATCGCCAACAACGCGTTGCGGATGCCTGCAAGATCTTGGTGAAAGAGCGCGCACCAGAAGTCGAATTTTTAGCGACTACGGATCCTAAAG harbors:
- a CDS encoding PTS sugar transporter subunit IIB; this translates as MKIIAVCGFGVGSSVIAKMNIESILDEENKSSDATVETVDLGSVSGTDGDLYVTTNELFDQIPEDIQEKTIVLSNFVDKDAIKKSIDPKLENLGK
- the ulaG gene encoding L-ascorbate 6-phosphate lactonase; the protein is MTTKDKQLSNVTEDTWIKATFPEWGNWLNQSIDREKVLRGHMRLWWLGNMGIWLKNDEQTNIAIDLWAGTGKQTHDLPDNPPRHQWRRMLGAMQTQPNLRRTPQVFNPFSITTLDALLVTHYHHDHLDRNVAAAIVNNTALKTPLIGPQAVVNQWLAWGVPENRVKVVHPGDSFKVKDIKIEVLPSYDRTILITDPVGMSVPDDRQIPDMDERAVAYLLTTSAGTIYHAGDSHYSVNFADVGIQHAIDIALLAFAENPVGVQDKMTSVDILRAAEALKAKLVVPLHWDVWTNTLGDPNEILALYDYRKERFRYQFHPFIWQIGGEFDWPSDRELRVYHYPRGFDDRFKHPANLPYSSFL
- a CDS encoding Cof-type HAD-IIB family hydrolase, whose protein sequence is MIHVIATDLDHTLLRENHALSKETAKVLSHLHDQGLKVILASGRPVPGLTDLNAQLGLMQPEDYSIYLNGALVLNNRTGYEIYSRTLTAETLEAVGQFAQQEAIPVEYISADTVYSTTDFGRSSYSTFAPKGMKFSYVKQAEFFPRKPIYKIGFANEPLRIDALQATIKMLNVSVTRSRREFLELMPLGVNKAVGLEKVVHQLGYNAQQVMAFGDEENDLEMLRYAGVSIAVANAQTKVKAVARYITDTNEVDGVAQFLKSWFSTSS